Within the Rosa rugosa chromosome 2, drRosRugo1.1, whole genome shotgun sequence genome, the region ATAAATGGGCATAAAAAGAACTGAGTACCGACATCAAGCATAACATGAGATGATTTTCGTATACAAAACAGATGCTCAGTTGTTTTTGCATTAATTATGTTTAGGTTCTTGACTGGAAATATGCTCACTGGATCTGTGCCAGATTGGCTGAAAGGAGACAACATGTAAGCTCTCTTCTAGAAAAGCTATAGTAGCAAATGCtactcctcctcttcttccctATTTTAGATGGTGAACAAAAGTTTACTTAAGCCTTTTTATGCAGTGATCTTTCATACAACGATTTCACCACTAAGTCAGCAGCTGTCAGTTGTGAACCACAAGGCGGCTTGTAAGAATATCTTTGTTAAGTTATATTTTGTTCATGTTCTGCAGAGCAAACTTAACTTACGAGTATATGTTAATTACTACAGGAACTTGTTTGCAAGCTCTTCCGGGGACAATACTTCGTAAGTTTAATACAGTCTTTTAAAGGCGTGCATAAAAGTTTTACTTGGAATTCAAAGATCGATTTGCACTGCAGTTGGTTTATCATGTTTTCTTGCTGATCTTTTTGGACCCTCTATTGTTCTGTTTGCAGATCTGTTTCATGTTTGAAAATTGCAAAATGTCCAAAAAGTAAGTTGGGTTGCACATATGTCCTTTATAAATGTCTATggccttttctttgttttccacttccttccttcctttttttttttttatatatttttattttattttatattttttaaggCTGAAAGCTTAACAGCTAAAAAAGATATCAGAATTTCTAAGGAACAAAAGACTAGAAAGTAAAATTATCAATTATCTACCACTGCTCTGAACAATGGTGAATAAAGAACTTGGTCTCTTTACACTTCATATTTAAGTATAGAACTACAATATGCAATGCAAAAAAGTTAGTGTTAAAGTTGCAAGTCTGTACGAGCATAGTTTCAATCCTATAGTGTCTTAAGTATTGAACTATGACGATCAGGGTGTGGGAGGAAGATGAGGGTTAAATCCAAAACAACTTCTTACTTAGCTTAGACAATATATACACAAGACTATAAGAGGCTGATGGATTCTTAATCTTTTAAGTGTACCAGTCTCTGCTTTTTATACTTTTAAGATCAAAAGTACATTGATTATGCACCCTAAGATTTGGCCTTGTCATCTACAAGTAGCATCTTTCACAGTCTTTGCCTAGTTAAGTAAACTTTCAGGATGAAGTTTGCTGATCATTATTTCATTTGGATAATTATTTCAGATATATATAGTATATGGAAATCTTATTTGTCGACCTGTATATGTTGTCCCCACCCCCCAGCCTTTCCATTGCAACAAAGGGATATAGAAGTCATTACCATTTTCTTCCTTCTAGGAttgattcttttttgttttccttctcAAGGGCTActaacctgtttttgcttttctttcctAGCTTGGTACTCTCTCCACATAAATTGTGGCGGAAAAGAAGCAACTCTCAGTGAAAATTTTACAAGGTCCACAATGGCAACATATGAGGATGATACAGATAAATCTGGGCCTTCATCATTTTACCAAAGCAGAACAAATTGGGCATCAAGCAACACTGGTTACTTTACTGATGATGATCGTCCTACAGATACCTTTATCTGGACTAATACATCTAGACTTTCTATAACCAATCCTCAGCTGTATTTGAATGCACGTCTTTCTCCTATTTCTCTAACTTATTATGGGTTTTGTCTGGGAAATGGAATCTACACAGTAAACCTCCATTTTGCCGAGATAATGTTTACAAATGACAAAACATATAGCAGCTTGGGAAGGCGTATATTTGATATTTATATACAGGTAAGACATATTTCCACATATATCAGCTAAAGTTTATAATATTTAACAAATGTTGTCAAAACAAATATTACTTTGTTTTTGGTCGATTAATTATTGTTCTGACTTTGTTATGTGGGAATTTTATGGCAACATGTAATTATGTACAGTCAAGACTAGAAGCCTTAGTAAATATGAACATGAAATGTTAAGTAATTATACTACTCTATTGCAGGGGTCACTAGTGCTGAAGGATTTTAACTTTGCGAATGACGCAGGAGGGTTTGGTATAGCAGTCATAAAAAACTTCACTGCTAATGTAACCAGTAATACCTTGGAGATCCGTTTATTTTGGGCTGGGAAAGGAACCACTGGCATCCCTATAAGAGGAATCTATGGCCCTCTTATCTCCGCTATTTCTGTAGATCCTAGTAAGTTTAATATTTTATGAACTCTGATGTTCTCCTTATAACTAGTTGTAGACCATTCAGAGTTTCATTATAAGGATATTCCATCCATCCTATTATAGGAGCTTCTTACACtagtctacggtttgattttgtGTTTCTTGCATTAATTGCCAAAGAAATGCATCTACTTACTTTATGTTTTACGTACCTAGTTTGACTTTGAGAATTGAGGAATGATCTCCATTCAGTCTCCTTGTCACAAAGTGTTTGTATGTTTATGTTTTTAGGTGCATGTGCTAGCTTCAAAGTTCATTTACATTCAACATAGAGGATTTTTACCTGAAAGTTTTCTTTTACCTAAAAAAAGAATTGACAGCAAACTTGTGTATCTTATTATCTACTTGTTTTAAGGTTCCCCCAAAGGGTTGAATCTTTTGTGTCTTTGCGCATTGGGTAGCTGGTTGAGTAACACACTCCTATCAATAACCTTTACTATATAATAAAGCTTGTCTACTTCCGGCAGACTTTGAACCCCCGCAAGAGGCCTCGGcaggaggtggaggtggaagtGGAATATCTGTAGGTGTCCTGGTTGGAATTGTGGTTGGGGGAATCTTCATTATACTACTTATTTTTGGTATTCTTTGGTGGAAAGGCTTTCTAAGAAGAGAAAGGACTCTTGAACAAGGTATTTTGCAGTTAGTTTGTGATACTACTaatagtttagtttagtttagatTGATTTCAAACTCTAGAGGCTTCCTAAGATGATATTAATATTGTTCTACTTTTCATTTAGTATCACCAACATATGAGCATTATCATGTTTGTAAGATGGTAATTGTTTAGATTTCAAAATCTTTAGTACATAATGCTGGTAGAATACATTATATGAATATTGTCAAAAGTATTAGTTAGGTGACTTTGTTAAATTCTAGGCCTCTAATCAGTCTGAAGCTTGAATTCATAGTGCAATGTTAGTCTAAAAATTTGGGAAACCATTTCTTATATCAAATCGCTTCCTACACAGATTTAAATGGAGTGGACTTGCAAACTAGTAAATTTACCTTGAGGCAAATCAACGCTGCCACAAACGACTTTAACCCAGCTAATAAGATTGGAGAAGGTGGTTTTGGTCCTGTTCACAAGGTATTGGTCAGAACCAATCATTTCTATTCATTTTCTTCACctgagttctttttttttttttttttttcgcggaTTCTCACTATGTTTGATGAATGCAGGGCCTTCTATCAGATGGCACCATAATTGCTGTTAAGCAGCTTTCTGCCAAATCAAAACAAGGGAATCGTGAATTTGTGAATGAGATTGGCATGATTTCTGCTTTGCAACACCCTCATCTTGTCAAGCTCTATGGATGCTGCATTGAAGGAAATCAATTGTTCCTTGTGTATGAGTACCTGGAAAATAATAGTCTTGCACGTGCTTTGTTTGGTAAATATTTCTAGCATAAGTGTTTGTGTCTAAACCTTCACTTGGTTCATGCAAGTGGATGTATAAGATTTTCTTATAACTAGctattatgtattttttttttttttttgacaaattgAAGGCCCGGAAGAACGTCAGTTAAAGTTAGATTGGCCAACAAGGCACAATATCTGTGTCGGTATAGCAAGAGGTTTGGCCTTCCTCCATGAGGAGTCAAGGTTGAAGATCGTTCATCGAGACATCAAAGCTACTAATGTGCTACTTGATAAAAATCTTTTCCCCAAGATATCCGACTTTGGATTGGCCAAACTTGATGAAGAGGAGAATACCCACATAAGCACCCGAATTGCTGGAACTTAGTAAGTCCTGTTGTATTAACTTGTTACTTTTTAGTTAACTCTTCATTTCACTGCAAGCCATCCatataaataggaaaaagaaGATGGAACAAATTGAAGGTTTTATCCAATATATAGCTCTGTTATTATCTGTATTGCATTGTAAGTACTCATTTAGGCTAGGTTTGTAAAATTACTTGTATTCAAGTATTTttacagtttttttttcttgtagcTTTTTTAAATGTGGGAATTTATATTTGAATTCGTTTTTGCAGTGGATATATGGCACCTGAATATGCGATGCGTGGTTATTTAACTGATAAAGCCGATGTTTATAGTTTTGGAATTGTTGTACTGGAAATTGTCAGTGGGAGGAGCAATACAACTTACCGGACAAAGGAAGAATGCTTTTATCTTCTTGATTGGGTAACATGAATCTATTTCTTCTTTGTTCACTTTAGTTCTATTGGTCCTTGAATCAAAAGGAGCATGTATACCTACAGTACTATATAATGATTGAAATCCTTAATCTCGTTTCTAGGCACTTCTTCTAAAAGAGAAAGGGAACGTACTGGAACTAGTTGATCCAAGGTTGGGCTTAGACTTTAACAAAGAAGAAATGATGATCACAATCAATGTGGCTCTTCTTTGCACTAATGTCATTGCAGCAGATAGGCCTACCATGTCTTCAGTGGTGAGCATGCTTGAAGGCAAGGCTTCTGTCCAAGAGTTGGTCTTGGATCCAAATGCGTCGAAGGATGAGATCAATGAAATGAGGAAACATTTTGAGTCCAATGTTGCAGAAAACACGAGTGAGAATAGTCAGAGGCAAACTATGTCAACCGAAGGGCCTTGGACTGCTTCATCTACATCAGTTAATGATCTTTATCCAGTCAATCCTGATTCAACTTACTGGGAGAACAGAAATTAGAGAAACTGAGCAGACCGTCTTCATTTTGTTGCCTGCATATATATGTTCAATAACCATTTCAACTTATTTCTTTTTGAAATATAGTGAAGGAATGTTCACAGAAGTAGGTTCTTTTATAGCATAGTGATTGTAGATTGTGAAGCAAGCTGTTCACATCACCTTACCTTTTTAGTTTACTGAACTGAATTTCTCTTCACATTACCTACTCTGGAATAAATCATTTTGGATTAACTTTAATATAGAGAAACTAGAGTACGTATCTTGTCATTAAATTCAATTTCAGAAAATGTTGCTATTACAATGGGGTGTTCTATAGTCGATTAATGCTCATTGAGTTGAGTGCACAGCAAACAATTTGCAATCCAACCGTTCTTGGCTGCGGAATTTTAATACTCCCTATCACTGTAGAATTTTGCATGACAGTGATGTAACTTGGGATAAGAGACAACTACCCGTTGGCGACTAGAGAGATAAAGATGTTGTGAGAGatgtagaatattctgtaaatatttactttccttgtaggtATAGATTACGTTTTCTGTATAGTCATAGgagattttttttcctattaggattactCTTGTATCTCTTTATAATCCTCCTATTTTAGAGATGAATAATATAGTATTGAAGCATAACAAACACATCGAACTcttattttctacttggtatcagagcaggctcaatcctttgaacttgcactGGGTTGAAACTCGAAACCGGAATTCGGAAGAACATCAAACCGCTGCGCACCACCTTTGAAGTCAAACCATTAATTGGCATAGGACTCAAAGAACAAGCAGCAGCATCACATCTCTACATCACGTGGGGACCgcattggaaaaaaaaaacattaattgcCATAGGACTGAAAGAACACCCAGCAGCATCACATCTGTACATCACGTGGGGACCGTATTTGAATTGCCGCTGCTTTATTGCTCAAGTCTAGCCACACCCTGATTGATTAAGTCTTGCCGGCCAAACTCAGGCTATGTTTGGGGGGGCTTTTTAGCTCCCCTGCTTATAAGCACAAGAGTCACATGCGTTTGGTTAGCTGACTTATGCTCAGCTTATTTGAAAAGCCACTGCAGCTTCTCTCAAAAAGCAGAAGTTGCCTGACCCCTGCTTTCAGAAGCCAGAAGCCAGCAGCGTACTGTAGCGGAGATTACTGTAGCTAAATGAATCTTTCTAAATGACGGAGTCTATCCTTCCTTGGTTGAGGCAATTACGGATTGCCATTACCCCTTCGAGATGAGATCTCAGACTCTGCTTCATTTTCATCTCTATCCCATCTCTactctccctctgacgccgtCGGGCTCTCATCACAGACCAAGCATCGCTCTCATCACAGACACCGCCTCAGCCTCTCATCTCTGACGCCGCCTCAGCCAAACAATAATCACTAAAACCCCAAGCACAGAGCAACTGAAATTATTGTTGGTTAGAATTATGGATGAGAATCGAGTGTATCAATCCGAGTTCGAAAGATGCAGAAGCTAGGGTTTCCGAGCATGAGGAGCTTGGATCAGTTCAAGTCCCTCTCCAAATCGGTCTCAAGAGGACCTCCGAAGACCTTCGCCTACTCTTCGCGTCCGCAGGAGTCGACCTCGTCGGGAAGCTTCGCGAACTTGAAGCTCACCGCAGGTTCGGATTGATCGGAATTTCTatgttttctagttgatttCCTCGAAGCCAAGGTTTTTGATTTCCCAGTACTCGATTGTTGAAATTAGAAGCAAaagttacaacttacaagttGAAATCTTGATCtgaatttggaaaattttgATTCTGCTTTTGGGTATTTCTGCATTGAAGGAGTGTGTGTTGAAATTGAATATTGATTGTTGAAGGATGTGGCTAGTGTATTCTTTTCTGAGATTGAGCATGTAAGGAGATGAGAATTATGCAGAAAAAATTTCAGTTGGTTATTCTTGGAAAGATTGGAGGTGTAATTGTTACTAGTTGTGATTGGTAACTTTGTGAAGTGATATTAGCGAGACTATCATTGATACTGGCTTCTGTTGGAGAATTATGCTCAGTTGTTAGACTTACGATCGATCTAGCTACATTTTAAGAAGAATTTTCTGCACTAAGCCTTACGTTCTAGTTCTCCTTATATTCATCTTTTTTTGTGGCTATTGTGAGGATTTGAAATCTGCTCCTCGAAGTTGGTAGGACTGTGGTTTAGTTGTTGTTAATAGCATTTCATAAGAACAGTATACCAAGCAAACTAGACTCCTGAATCATATCGATGTAAGATTAGAACATATTTACATACTACTTTAATCTAAACCAGTAAAAATATTTCTACAGTGTCTAATATCCTAGCTCTTGGTTCCAATTTTAGGAGTGATCCCTTGTCCAGTTATTCTTGTCAGTTTCTTGTGGCTTCAATCTTTAGCTAAAGTACTTTTCAGCTGTAGGGAAACTTCATTAGCTCAGAAATTGACTAAGAAAACTAAGGGAGGACTTTGGAAGACTTGTATATATCATGTGGAAATAGAGAAATGTCTTGTTTCAATCTTTGAATATTGTCTGTGTATATTCAAATAACACAATCAGATATTGTTACCGATTAAATGCATTTACTGTGTTGTTTGCTTATCAACTTCTCTAGTTAAATGAAAATAACTTTCTCATGAAAATGGCCATTTGTTGGTTTATAATTATCTTGGCAAATCAAGTAATCATCTTAGGATTTATTCCTATCCTTATCATGTAGTTTTGGCCTGTATCAATTGAACAGTTGTATTTCTCCATCTAAATTCTTCTCTTCTATTTTTACCTCCCTTAGCTTAGCTATTTCTCCATTGCTCCCTAGTGCTACTACTGCAACAGTATTGTTGATTCTAATGGCTTAGTTGCAATAGGTAGATGTGAATGATATCGTTGAGGAAAAGATAAGTCGATTGTTTTGTTATGTAGTGTTCTTGGCTTGGTTGTTTGTAAATGATGGTGCAGGTTAGCAATGATGATACTAGGAGTTCATTGCTTCATTGATTCACTTGCTTCACTTGTGCACAAATTAGGTTGGATCACTATCTTGGATTGAGAAAGAGTTGGCTTAGGCTATTTGTAATTTACCTATTTGCTGTTTCATACAGGTTTTGAGGAAAAGATTTATATAGCCTCATCATTAAGGGACATGCAAGGTTATTCATTTGATAAGCAAGTGAAGATTGTCATTGTCACCATGACACTTCATAATTATATACGGAGACATGCACATGGTGATAGACATTTTGTCCGCAGTGAAGAAAGAAAAGGTTATGGGTCAAGTGGTGGGATAGAAATGgatgatgatgtagaagaaGAATATCATGGTCACGGTGCACAAGAAATGGAAACAATAAGAAATAACATTACTCAAAGTTTGATGAATGTGCGTAATAACGTGAACATTTGATGCGAATCAGAAACCAATTGTTATTAATGTTACTAATATATTTATATAAGTTATTTTTAAACTTgtccaatattaatcatatggtcacgatttataaaaattgaaagttaacaaaaattaataaggacataataaagattaaaaataataacaagagcATTTGAACAACATTGTATTACTAAACAATTAAGGCAAAATAATCTCTCATGTCCAATttggtcattccacaaacaaaaagcacaagccagtttgatttaccaaacactttgccactgcttctgccactgacagctcttataaaaagccagtttaccaaacattcagcggctttgcttttcagccacttattctcagaaataagcagaagccagcttttctgaaaagctcagccataccaaacatagcctCATATAGAGGTGTCCTTTGCTTTCTATAACTACTACTGtaagttattattttttttttaaacatacTTTTGCCCAATTTTCAATGGAAGATGATTCTGCCACCCTCGCACTCCACAACATGCCTCCACCACGCCGCCTTTCGGGTAAGataaatccatatgcaaatacaAAGTGTCCAGTCTGTGGAATTTTAGGTCATAGCAAGCAAAGGTGTTATGAAGTAATTGGGTACTCTGATTGGTGggatttcaccaagaaaccgcgaaagaaccTTGAAAAGGCTGTCGTCGCTACTACAAAAGAAGAGCAATCTTCTAATGtctccgctaatgtagcacaGTCAGGTATATGTGAATAGTTCTTGGACCATATGACTAATGATCCTACCCTCTTGAAAAAACTGAAACCCTcctctcaaaatattgtttctacagctgatggtactccaactccggttacCGGAGAAGGCTCTGTTGTCCTATCTGACACGTTAACCCTTGACTCTGTATTGGTTGTCCCTTCATTAGCATAtaatctcctatctgttggCCATATTATTCTAGCACTAGCATGTATTGTTACTTTCTATccctctttctgtgtgtttcaggacattctgactcgacggattcttggttatggtgttagaagggggaaactcTACTACTTGGATCTGACAGAAAGTGGAGAGCAACAGCTGTTAGGACAAGTAAATCAGGTTAATGGAGTAGAGAATGCTAAGGAAAATGTGTGGCTGTGGCATCGTCGTTTGGGTCATCtgtcttttagttatcttaagaaactGCAACCTCATTTATTTTCGGTTGTTAGTGATTCAGATTTTCGTTGTGACGTATGTGAACTGGCTAAAAGTCATCGAATTTCATATTCACctagtcttaataaaagtcccatTCCGTTTATGAAGATTCATTGATGTTTGGGGTCCTGCCAAGATCCcgtctctttctggagctcgatattttgtgacttttattgatgattgtactcgtaTGACTTGGGTGTCTTTATTGAAGAACAAGAGTGATGTGTATTCTATGTTCAAGGAGTTTCACAAAATGGTGTCTACACAGTATCAACAGACTATTCGAgttttccaatctgataatggcGGAGAATATGTTAATGGTCCTATGCAGGAGTTTATACAATCTCATGGAATTCGCCATCAAACGTCGAATTCATATACTCCTCAGCAGAATGGGTtggcagaaagaaagaatcggcAATTGCTTGAAGTTGTCCGTGCTTCTTTGTTTGGTATGCACGTACCCCGTGAATATTGGGGAGAAGCTTTGAAGTCCGCTGCCTACCTTATTAATCGTACTCCTTCTCGGgtgattgaatttcaaaatcctcAGCAGAAGCTTCAGAAATTTCTTTCACTTCCGTTGTTACCTAACTTGGAGCCTCGTGTGTTTGGCTGCGTAGCCTACGTTCATATTCCCCAacctcaacgcagcaagcttgatccccgtgcccgtaagtgtatatttgttggttatgctgaatttcagaagggttatcgatgttatgaccctcttactggcactatacatgtctctttTGATGTTGCGTTTCttgaatccgagccttattattCAGGGGGAGTTTcggagtcttcccttcagggggagagaggttgtgaaggaaaTCCTCGAGATTTATCTGCATTTGAAGAATTAGAAGTTTTAGAATCGAGATTTGCAATTGGGAATTCTCCAACACTGGTTGAACGTGAAAAAGAGGACGGGGCAATAGGAAACGACAATGAAAGTGCACATGGTGTCGGCCCAGTTGGCGGTAGACCCAGAGAGGATGAGCTGATGGGTAGTGGACCCAGAGAGGATGAGCTGATGGGTAGTGGACCCAGAGAGGGTGAGCTGATGGGCGGTGGACCCAGAGATGCTGTCGGCCCAGGTGTTAATTCCAGCGGTGGATCGGTGGGGTCCCCAACCTGTAAGGATAAAAGTGGTGTCGGCCTACGTCATGACCAGCCAACATGTGCAGCACCCCGCCAAGAGACCAGCATGCATTCCCCTCCCCAAAGTGACTTCGACCAGTCAGACGGGGAAGAAGTTACACGCCAGCAATTTGGCACGTGTCTTGAAGGTGATAGTGACGCTTCAATGCATCCTGGAATGTATGAAACATCACATGCTTATGAATTACCTATTGATCAGCCCAGTCTTGACTCACCCAATGAAGATAATATAATTCGGAGCTCTCGTCTGTCAGAGTTTTTACCCCTCTCTACATCATCAACTGAAGGACCCGCTGTGAATGTTCCCCCTCAGGTACCTTTAATTTTGAATGAATCATCTGGGGTAGATAATATTGAGTCTAGAAAATCACAAATGGTTAACAAGggtattcctaagaaacaatatgaaccataTATCAAAGCTAAAGCTAAATATCCTATAGCTAATTACAAATCTAACCATAGGTTGTCTGGGTCATATGCACTTgctgttgatcaattatctactgtatctattcctagtagtgTACAAGATGCTTTAGCGGACCCTAAGTGGACtaaagcgatgaatgaagaactaGAAGCTTTACAGAAAAATTCGACTTGGGATATTGTGACTATGCCTGCTGGGAAGAAAACTGTTGGATGTCAATGGGTGTTTACAGTAAAACTTAAAGCTGATGGGAGCATTGACAGGTACAAAGCCAGATTAGTCGCCAAAGGGTACACTCAGCGctatggaattgattatgaagaAACGTTTGCCCCTgtagcaaagatcaatactgtTCGGATCTTGATTTCACTTGCAGCAACTAAAGATTGGCCTCTAcatcagtttgatgtgaagaatgctttCCTCAATggaaatttggaggaagaagtgtatatGGACATACCGCCAGGAGTCAAAAATATGCCTTGTGATACTGGCAAGGTTTGTAAGTTGAATAAATCtctgtatggtttgaaacagtctcctagagcttggtttggaagattctccAAGTCTATGAGGATGTTCGGATATAGACAAAGCAACTCGGATCATACCTTGTTCATCAAGCGTAGTCAGGGTAAGATTACCGCTCTGatagtatatgttgatgatatgcaTGATTGTCACAGGGGATGATCTAACAGAGATGGAACCCTACAAAAGTATCTTTCtaaggaatttgagatgaaggaccttgggcaATTGAAGTACTTTCTTGGAATTGAAGTCGCAAGGTCGAAGAAGGGAATTTCTTTGTCCCAACGTAAGTATGTACTTGACTTATTAGCTGAGACCGGGATGCTTGACTGCAACCCTATTGAGACACCGATCGAGATGAACCACAACCTTGCCATCTATCCGGATCAGGTTCCGACTGATAAAAGAAGGTATCAACGTCTAGTAGGGAGGCTTATTTATCTTTCTCATACTaggcctgatattgcttatgctgtgagtgtggttagtcagtttatgcattgtcccagtgaagagcatatggatgcagtgtaTCGTATTTTGAGATATCTTAAGATGGCACCTAGAAGAGGTTTGTTGTTTGAAAAAAGAATGAGTTGGAAGTTGTGGGGTACAcggatgcagattgggctggtgataagacAGACAGACGATCCACATCTGGATATTTTACATTTGTTGGAGGAAACCTTGTGACTTGGCgcagcaagaaacagaaggttgtcgctaggtcaagtgctgaagctgagtttcgaggtatggcacatggagtttgtgagatgttgtggattcgtaacgtgttgaaagatttgggttttaaACTCCAGAAACCTATGGACCTGCATTGTGATAGCACGTCTGCTATTGAAATTGCTCGTAATCCTGTTCAACATGACCGGACAAAGCACGTGGAAGTAGATCGgcatttcattaaggaaaacctGGACAGGAAGATTATCCGTTTCCCTTTTGTGTATACAGAAGATCAATTAGCAGATGTTCTTACGAAAGGAGTGTCAAGGAAAGTGTTTGACAACTCAATTGGAAAGTTGGGCATGAtcgacatctatgcaccaacttgaaggggagtgtagaatattttgtaaatatttcatttcCTTGTAGGTATAGATTACGTTTTCTGTATAGTCATAGgaga harbors:
- the LOC133728280 gene encoding uncharacterized protein LOC133728280, with the translated sequence MQKLGFPSMRSLDQFKSLSKSVSRGPPKTFAYSSRPQESTSSGSFANLKLTAGFEEKIYIASSLRDMQGYSFDKQVKIVIVTMTLHNYIRRHAHGDRHFVRSEERKGYGSSGGIEMDDDVEEEYHGHGAQEMETIRNNITQSLMNVRNNVNI
- the LOC133728282 gene encoding probable leucine-rich repeat receptor-like serine/threonine-protein kinase At3g14840; the protein is MKMIYTFFFPRLLLALSLLLVCSATFAFGATRLPEDEVEALKDIAKTLGKTNWNFSADPCGNDYGWANLNPVKGSEDAVTCNCTLVPNSTVCHVTSIVLKSQNLPGKLPPELIRLPYLQEIDLSRNYLNGTIPPEWGALPLLNISLVGNRLTGSLPVELANITTLKSLAIDFNSFSGVLPVKLGNLPNIERMLLTSNNFTGELPETFAGLTTLKDFRISDNSFSGKIPNFIQNWTNLEKLAIQASGLTGPIPSGISLLTKLTDMRVTDLNGPDSSFPPLENMKKLKTLMLRNCNISGQLPAYLGEMTTLKTLDLSFNKLTGEIPSSFSGLANVDYMFLTGNMLTGSVPDWLKGDNIDLSYNDFTTKSAAVSCEPQGGLNLFASSSGDNTSSVSCLKIAKCPKTWYSLHINCGGKEATLSENFTRSTMATYEDDTDKSGPSSFYQSRTNWASSNTGYFTDDDRPTDTFIWTNTSRLSITNPQLYLNARLSPISLTYYGFCLGNGIYTVNLHFAEIMFTNDKTYSSLGRRIFDIYIQGSLVLKDFNFANDAGGFGIAVIKNFTANVTSNTLEIRLFWAGKGTTGIPIRGIYGPLISAISVDPNFEPPQEASAGGGGGSGISVGVLVGIVVGGIFIILLIFGILWWKGFLRRERTLEQDLNGVDLQTSKFTLRQINAATNDFNPANKIGEGGFGPVHKGLLSDGTIIAVKQLSAKSKQGNREFVNEIGMISALQHPHLVKLYGCCIEGNQLFLVYEYLENNSLARALFGPEERQLKLDWPTRHNICVGIARGLAFLHEESRLKIVHRDIKATNVLLDKNLFPKISDFGLAKLDEEENTHISTRIAGTYGYMAPEYAMRGYLTDKADVYSFGIVVLEIVSGRSNTTYRTKEECFYLLDWALLLKEKGNVLELVDPRLGLDFNKEEMMITINVALLCTNVIAADRPTMSSVVSMLEGKASVQELVLDPNASKDEINEMRKHFESNVAENTSENSQRQTMSTEGPWTASSTSVNDLYPVNPDSTYWENRN